Below is a genomic region from Eupeodes corollae chromosome 1, idEupCoro1.1, whole genome shotgun sequence.
GTATTCTGCCGTTTAACCTCAGTTCAACGTTTAGGCACTACAACAGTTGTCAGAATAGCTgccattttcatattttcagatTATTCAGATAAGAACAAGAAATTGTGTTGAACGCTCGTATGGAGTATGGAAAGAAGGTTTCCTATATTATCAAcaggatttttttcattttaacaaataaaatttattgaaaaaaaaggaaaaacaaaacactgaacttcattataaaaaaataaataaataaattttccccGATTgtcaacaaaacacaaaatatctgtTGCTGTTTCACGTGTTCCTCGCTTCAAAGCGAGAAAGAAAAAACGATGAACAGCTACGTATTGCTTACATTACGTCACATGACTTACAATGCTACCAAActcttttaatacaatttaattaaactacgTTAAATCGAACTGAAGTTCAGAGCACATTGTGAAACTAGAGGAGTTgaacttcaaatttaaacttaagttcAGGTTCACCTGATCTTAAGTTTAAACTTCCACTGTGAAATTGGGCATTAGAGTTCAAAGGTTCTGTAATTTTTCAACCTAGTACACTTATTCATTACAACAGTTAAGTAAAAGGCTtgcttaaccctagaaagataatcatattttttagtgcgtgaaagataatcatacgtctaAGAGACGTATGGCACTTATTAAGCGCGTTTAAAGATGACAATTGATTcttcatcattattttgtattttaattcattttatttgggtAAGTACAAAAGAAGtcaaatttgagcaaaatttataaaaaatctgaaccacctttgaaaacagaacgaacaaaattctttattttttaaagaaacctttgatttgactttgagtcttaatatttggtaaattaGTTAATTGAGGGGTAAGCTAAccataaaaaatagttttagtaatttttgagaaaaaaagttttttccccatatacttttgttcagtgcacaaaagtttcataaaagatTATCATACGTCTCCCAGACGTATAACATAGTCATTACTGGCCCTAATGCATCTTCAGCGTGAATTTTAAGATGCACCATGCAAGTTTTGACCTAGTCCtaagcaaatataaaaaactaatgtaatacggcttataattgaaaagatataacaatttttccccGCGCCATACGTCCCGCAGACgtagattttttttctagagttaaaaaattgaaaataaagaaatctccTGGAGATGATGGAATTAGCAACCAATTAATATAAGCATTGCCTGAAAAAGttgtaacttttttaacttttctcttCAATGTTTGTATCAAACACTGTTATTTTCTTGAACAATGGAaagtagcaaaagttataccTATTGCCAAGGATGGAAAACCTAAAGATAGCCCATCAAGTTATAGGCCTATAAGTCTTCTAAGCAATTTTAGTAAACTCGTGCAACATATTGATGAAAGAAGCTTTATCCAATTGAACATTTCGGACGAATAGCAGGTCACTTCTCCTCCTTTTGCCACCAAGTCTCATtttcaagctaattttgttgaatattccaCGATATCTTATCCAAATTAttaggaatttttttgaaaaaccgaaAAATTTTTTGTTAGTGCTGGACTTGCGAAATCttctttatttgatatttcatttggcgttcctcaaggatctgttTTGGGTTCCATTCTCTTTAAAGTTTGCTTATCCGATCTTTCCAGGCTTTAAATTACTGACAGGGTTTCTTGATAAACTTCTTAGTTACTTAAGTAAGtggaaaattaaagttaatgcCAAAAAATGCCAGGCCTTTGGATCACACGACGCAGAAAACAAGCatacataaaaaatattaatttataaaagtatatTTCAGCCAGTTCTCACTTATGGAGTGTGGTTCGATTATGCTGAgactcatattaaaaaattacagatatgtcaaaataaagTCCTTAAACTAATACTTAATTTGCCTCGTAGCTAATCTACTATAAGACTCCACAAAAAGCTAATGTCAACCTTATTAAATCTACTCTTTGAAATTACAAGACAACTCTTTCGGCAGATGTTCTTTTTCAGATAATGATCTCATTCAAAACTTacactaaaatttaattttaatttcatttttgggTTTATGTGCATTTCTAATATGAGGTTTATTTTCTTGTAATGTTtttccttaaataaatttatttatcattttttcttttattaaaatctcgttatatattaatataaaattcaccaggaaccataatttttttttcttaagatattAGACTCCAAGAACCgtttttaaaagttgtcaattggatttttatacatttgCATTCAAcaccaataatttttaaaatcaatcatttCGAGTTTCTATGAGTAAACTAACGTCTTCATAGAAAATAATGAAGGTGAGTTAATTTGCACGATCCTGGAGGTCAATTCACGGGTCCGTAATGTTTCATTGATGAACAAACAATTAGCAGTCACCATTGACTGCAACATTGTGGCCAATTATTCCAAAAACCCATAAACACATCAAACATGAAATTTTTGTGAACGTTTTCCCAAAATACACTTGATAAATTGTATAAGTCCAAATAcggcaatttttaattttcgatgtGTCCATTCAACAAAAACTGAGCTTCATAGCTAGACATATTTCgctaatgaaaaaaaagaaaaaaatggctGCCAATTAAATTTGTGTGGGCAACATAAAGTACACTTCTGGAGCAAttcaaaaatcctttttttattaaaggaagccaaatgaaaaatacatatttaacgAAGCTTGAAAagaaatctatcggtttgtttttaagaaaatacgaTTTTTCGATCAACAAATTTGAATGGAAACTACTTAAAATCAATCTACCCAATGGTTCGGGCTATGAAGGCAAGGATAGACAGACCGATGGAGGACagaatcgggggacccactATTTTCGACTTCTCTTCCATCGTAATGTcctgtttgattaaaatctcaagttcgacattttttacgaatgcaaaacttgccatattattaaaaaaaaaaaaaaaattagttccgtggggaactagggcctagtgcattacaattctcaaccattcctgcgtgcgagttatgttgtcagggatgaaggggacctacagttttaagctgagtCCGACggcgaatttgagaaagcacttttcttgacaataattactcttggaggatttgtcaattctaaaATGGCACAGGGAGGGatttaacccaagacctctggcatgacagtccaacacacttaccatcatgccacaggtactacatAGTTCTTAAGTGCAGGGCTGGACAAAGCATATGTACAAGATGTGCAAATGCACAGGGTGCAACATTCTGGGGGTGTATTACCGGGAGCAAGAAAACGTAATCTGATCTTTGGCATCCAAATATGTACTactatttggaatttttttaccacaaacattcttaaaataatctcaaaaaacATCCATCACAACTGTCCTAAGTTATCTCTTATCCTaaatgtcgcaagtaaaaagtgaaaactttggttgaccccaaatatctcacgaactaatatcGCTAGCAACTCTAATTAAACATAtattaaataatgaataattttgtttgtataaataaaaaacaagcttgaatattttacgaaaatggaATGATATTACACAATTGTATGCGACGAGAAAACGCTTTTCACATCgtgtacaattttgagaaatcaaaattatttgaacatatgcaaaaaaaatattcctatcttttatatagaagaaaacctacaaaaacaacaaaaaggtgATAAGAAATGCTTTTCAACTGAAGAACCAAGAaatttattgacttaaaatttttgagtctcacaatattaatatttttctcagtttttcacaaaaaccttcaaaactttttttaaagattaaaatcccaaaaacatgctatttttatgaatgattAAAACCTCTCACCTGGTAACACTTGCACAATGTTATATCCCACTGAACAATGAAAACATCCTTGTTGTCACATCAACATATCTTTTTGTCTTATAACAATGCAACTATATTCGACAAAGTACATAAACATACATAAGTATATAGACAATTtgaattaattcatttatttcacGAACAACACAAGGATAACTTCATTTAAGccctaaacaaataaaatatttatttccaacgtaaattaatttattttatgcattTCGTTGAATTTCGATGATAATTGTTACGTTCAATTTGGTTCGCTTTTGGTTTGGACAGACAGCCAACTGCAAATGCAAAGGACGTTTATATGCCTgagctgtttttttatttcatgtggTAGTGGGCGGTTATTGGCCATCCAGAGTCTCAGAGGCTGAAAGTAGCCGACTGGACTGGACTGGGCTAGTGTGAAACAGATTGGGCTTGGAATGCGCGTTGACATATTCAGTTTAAAACATAACTTTATTAGCGCTCATTTGTCCTTGGTTCATGTTGAAATTCCCTCCTAAAAAAAGGTAATGTCGAccacgatgacgacgacgacgaaggatGCCGATGCACAAGGCCAACAAATTGTATTGGTTTTTGGAACAATAGCCACAAATAACAATCAACTTGGTGTTATGGTATGGTTTTTACCTGTGGGTTTCAATAATCGaatggttatttattttatttgtattggtATTATGCACATGtcgaaaataataacaaaagttaAGGGCTTAGGAATGGATCATTTGAACTTGCTCTTTGAGGCGAAAAATTCCTCTTTTTGcaaatccaacaaaaacaaGCCAGATCCAGCTatccttttaaattattttttaatgttttcaactacgatttttttattctgacatatgtacaaaaaaatctatttaaattgtttattacaAGAATATCTGCTTTATAAAACAAGATCAAAAAGACCAACGAAACAAAGAAGGCCAATGAGATCAAAGAGACAACCAATACCAATGTGATAAATGAGGCCAACGAGACCAACGAGGCCAACGAAACAAACGAGTCCAACGAGACCAAGGAGGCCAACAAGACCAAAGAGAACAACGAGACCAACGAGACCAAGGACAAGGAGGCCAACGAGACCAACGAGACCAAGGACAAGGAGGCCAACGAGACCAAAGAGACCAACGAGATCAACGAGACTAACGAGACCAACGAGACCAACGAACGAGACCAACGAGACCAACGAGACCAACGAGACCAACGAGACCAACGAGACCAACGAGACCAACGAGACCAACGAGACCAAACAGACCAACGAGACTATCGAGACCAACGAGACCAACGAGACCAACGAGACCAATGAGGCCAACTAAACCAACGAGACCATCGAGACCAAAAAGACCAACGAAAGTAAAGAGACACAATATAGGATTTTGATCTCTCAcgtaaccaaattaaaaaatctgcTCTTTTGCAACTTATGATTTAgctcaaagcaaaaaaaaagaaatttgagtcaaCATTTGACAGATTAATTTCATGAATAACTTTGACAactgcaaaacaaaacatttttttaaagactatcTTTGCTATCAAAGTTAAAACGAaaatagtctttttttttaacggaaAATGGACTCAggaatttttcaaatgtcacatttattttatttatttcagataTGGAGcttttgaactgtcaaaatgattttttttgacaatttgacaGTTCCTAAAACAATATCATTGATATACTGGTGCTTGGAACTTTTCCCCATCGTATAGTGTAAAATGTGTATCTACTTTAACAGTGTAAATATTTGCTATCACAAAACCAATACTTGCCTTTAAATGATTGCAAAAACTGGAATCAAAAGGCAGTGAatatatcaacaaaaacaaaaaccattgtaaaaaataaaatagtctcTGGAACAATAAAATAGTCTGCACAATATTTATAC
It encodes:
- the LOC129947822 gene encoding protein snwA-like; protein product: MTTTTKDADAQGQQIVLVFGTIATNNNQLGVMIKKTNETKKANEIKETTNTNVINEANETNEANETNESNETKEANKTKENNETNETKDKEANETNETKDKEANETKETNEINETNETNETNERDQRDQRDQRDQRDQRDQRDQRDQRDQTDQRDYRDQRDQRDQRDQ